The nucleotide sequence GTGGAGTTGATCTATCTTCATAAGTACGGTAACTTGATAGACTATATTGACTTTGCAGTAGAGAGCCAGGCAAATGGGCATTCAGATTCAAAACGTGTCTAAGCAGTTTGGTAGCTTCCAGGCCCTCCATCAAGTTGACCTCGAAATTGGCAGTGGGTCGCTGGTGGCCTTATTGGGGCCATCGGGTTCGGGTAAGTCCACCCTGTTGCGGTTAATTGCCGGTTTGGAATCTCCCGATACGGGGCGGATTTTACTCACGGGCAAAGATGCAACCCATCAAAGTGTCCAGGATCGGAATATTGGGTTTGTGTTTCAGCATTATGCCCTGTTTAAACACATGAATGTCCGCAAAAATATTGCCTTTGGCCTGGAGCTAAAGAAAACTCCCAAAGCCAAGGTAGAAGCTCGTGTGGATGAATTACTGGAATTAGTTCAGTTGGGGGGGCTGGGGAATCGCTATCCGTCCCAACTTTCGGGGGGGCAACGGCAACGGGTGGCTTTGGCGCGGGCTTTAGCGGTTGAACCGGAAGTTTTACTGTTGGATGAACCCTTTGGGGCCTTGGATGCCAAAGTCCGTAAAGACCTCCGGGCCTGGTTGCGGCGGCTCCATGATGAAGTTCATGTGACGACGGTTTTTGTCACCCATGACCAGGAAGAAGCCATGGAAGTTGCAGATGAAATTGTTGTCATGAATCATGGCAAGGTGGAGCAGGTGGGGTCGCCCCCGGAAATTTACGATAATCCGGCCAGTCCGTTTGTGATGAGCTTTATTGGCCCAGTGAATGTGGTCTCCAATGTAGCTGGCTTATTTCCCAAGCAAGATGCCCCGCCGGAGTCTGAGTTATTTTTGCGGCCCCATGACATTAAAATTTCTGCCTCACCCAATGGAACTACGGTACCCGCCAAAGTTGAGCGGATTATCCATCTCGGTTGGGAAGTTCAAGTGGAGTTAGGGCTAGACGATGGACAGGTGATTACGGCTCATTTATCGCGGGAATCCTACGACCAACTCAATCTCACGCCCAAGCAACGGGTTCATATCTCCCCCAAAGGAGCAAAAACGTTCCCCCTCTTCTACTCGATCTGAGGCAATTTCCCCAGGATGGCTTGAGCTTCAACCTATGAGGATGATTGTGGGTCAGGTTATTTTGGACCGCCTCCTCATGGGGCTTAGATGTGACGTTTATTAACGTTTTTGAGATTTCTCAGACCTGAGCTTGACAGGTATTGATTATTCTTTGTACCGTAATCTACGGTAAATCTATAGATTTTTTAGACTTAATAAAAGGAGAGACAGATGTTACAGCGGCGGTACGTATTACTGGGAATGGCAACCTTGGCAGCCATTGCGATCCCAGCTTTCCCCTTTCAACCTGCCCAGGCCCAGCAGTCTGTTGAATTAACCTTAGTCAGCTATGCGGTGGCAAAACCTGTCTTTGCAAAATTAATACCGGAATTTCAAAAGGAATGGAAAGCTAAAACTGGGCAGACGGTGACCTTTAAGGAGTCCTATGGTGCTTCTGGGGCCCAAACCCGAGCGATTTTAGCGGGATTAGAAGCCGATGTTTTAGCCCAAAACCTCCAGACCAATGTTACTCCTCTCGTTGAAAAGGGCCTGGTGAAGCCCAACTGGGAGCAACGTTTACCCAATAAAGCTGTTCCGGCCTACAGTGTGATGGTCTTAGTGACCCGGCCTGGGAACCCTAAGCAGATCCGGAATTGGTCAGACTTAACTAAACCGGATGTGGGCATTATTGCGATTAATCCCAAAACATCAGGGAATGCCCGCTGGGGTGTTCTGGCCGGTTATGGGGCTATTTTGAAAACTCAGGGACAGTCCGCAGCCCAGGCCTACTTGAATGGATTTGTCCGCAATATTAAGACCTTGGTTAACTCTGGGCGGGAAGCCACTGACACCTTTGTCAAAAATCGGGTTGGCGATGCTCTACTGACGTTTGAAAGTGAGATTATTTTCACCAATGAGGCAATTCCCCGGGACTTTCCCTATGTCGCCCCTTCGCCCAATTTACAAGTAGATTTCCCTGTGACTGTGATTGATCGCGTTGTTGATAAACGGGGCACGCGGAAAGTGGCCGAAGCATTTACAAAATTCTTATTTTCTCCCACTGGTCAAAAGATTTACGCAGAACTTGGTTATCGCCCCTATAACCAGCAAGTGCGGAATCAGTTTGTGCGGCAATATAAACCCGTGAACAAGATTTTCACGATTGCTGATTTTGGCGGCTGGACCAAGTTGGATCAACAAATCTTTGCGGATGGAGGATTATTTGATCGGGCCCAACAAGCGGCGGCCAAGCGTTAGTTGCGGATGAGTTCTTTATTCCAGGCCAGCCAATCACGACTTTACCGGTGGCTCTTGGGTTGGCAGTGGCATCTGAATCAACGGGTGACCCAGGCCTTGGTTTGGGTTTACTTGCTCTTTATCCTGGTTTTGCCCTTAAGTAGCC is from Synechococcus sp. PCC 6312 and encodes:
- a CDS encoding sulfate/molybdate ABC transporter ATP-binding protein → MGIQIQNVSKQFGSFQALHQVDLEIGSGSLVALLGPSGSGKSTLLRLIAGLESPDTGRILLTGKDATHQSVQDRNIGFVFQHYALFKHMNVRKNIAFGLELKKTPKAKVEARVDELLELVQLGGLGNRYPSQLSGGQRQRVALARALAVEPEVLLLDEPFGALDAKVRKDLRAWLRRLHDEVHVTTVFVTHDQEEAMEVADEIVVMNHGKVEQVGSPPEIYDNPASPFVMSFIGPVNVVSNVAGLFPKQDAPPESELFLRPHDIKISASPNGTTVPAKVERIIHLGWEVQVELGLDDGQVITAHLSRESYDQLNLTPKQRVHISPKGAKTFPLFYSI
- a CDS encoding sulfate ABC transporter substrate-binding protein — protein: MLQRRYVLLGMATLAAIAIPAFPFQPAQAQQSVELTLVSYAVAKPVFAKLIPEFQKEWKAKTGQTVTFKESYGASGAQTRAILAGLEADVLAQNLQTNVTPLVEKGLVKPNWEQRLPNKAVPAYSVMVLVTRPGNPKQIRNWSDLTKPDVGIIAINPKTSGNARWGVLAGYGAILKTQGQSAAQAYLNGFVRNIKTLVNSGREATDTFVKNRVGDALLTFESEIIFTNEAIPRDFPYVAPSPNLQVDFPVTVIDRVVDKRGTRKVAEAFTKFLFSPTGQKIYAELGYRPYNQQVRNQFVRQYKPVNKIFTIADFGGWTKLDQQIFADGGLFDRAQQAAAKR